A window of Clostridioides sp. ES-S-0010-02 genomic DNA:
ATAGCTGATAGTATCGCTCCCATAGCTCTATGACTAGCTAAGGCATTATTATCAAAAATTAGATTTTGTAATTGCCCTTTCTCGATTGCCATGAGAACTGCTCTATGTACTGAATTTGCAGGAGTTATTATTTTTTCATCTCTCTTTAATAGCATAATACTATTTTTGTGACAATTTCTAACACAAACGCCACAACCTAGACATCTATCCTCATCAACTTTTATATATTCTTTATCATTTTCTTTTACTTTACTTATTGCATCTATTGGACATGCAGATATACATTTACCACACTTTACACAACTTTCATGGTTTATATTTGGTATAAAACTAGTTGTTTGTACTGGGTGAAGATTTCCAAATCTTTTTGCTGCTACTAGCGCCTCACAGCAGCAACCACAACAATTACATATAAATGTAACTCCTTTTCGAACATTTTCTCCACATTGAACTAAATTATGTTCATATGCTTGATGAAGTAATTCCTTACATTCTACTTTATCTACACGTCTTGCAAATTTATTGTTTATTAAAGAATTAGCTACATTGTCAAATGTCATACATATATCCATAGGAGCATCACAGGCTTTTCCAACGTGTTGCATTCTATGTCTACAATAACACATGCTTATACCTATATGAGTCGATTCATCAATTATATGAGTAGCTCTTTCATAATCTAAAATACTTACTTCATTATCATTAGTCAATACTTCTTCTTGAACGTAAACTCTTCCAAGTTTTGTTTCTGTTGAATAAAATAAATCTTTAATAAAATCTTCTTCTACATTCATATACTGATAGTAAAGTTCTGATAAAAGTTTTTGGTCTATATCGTGTCTTGTTCTCATCATGGCAAACTCAAAAAAACCAGCCATTGGAGGAGGCATTATATATTTTTTACCTTTTTTATCTTCTATATCTAGTATTAGTGCCCTGCTAGCTAGCTTATCTAGCACTCTATATGCTTCACTTTCACTTATACTCCAAATTTTAGCTGCTGTTTTTACTCTAAAAGGCTTTATTGGAAGTTGTGCCACTAATTTTGCCTCTTGTTCTGTAAAAAGTACATTTAGTATTTTATATAATGTATCAGAGGGTGGAGCACCCTGTGGAAATTTATTTATTCTTTCCTCTAAGCTTTTATACATGTTTTTAGCAGTTATATGAGAAATAGTAATCACCTTCTTTTTCTTTTGTTTTCCAATATAATCAAATATCTTTCTTTATTATCTAAACTCCTACTTTATATAATACCAATTCTTTCTAAATAATTAAATAC
This region includes:
- a CDS encoding 4Fe-4S dicluster domain-containing protein gives rise to the protein MITISHITAKNMYKSLEERINKFPQGAPPSDTLYKILNVLFTEQEAKLVAQLPIKPFRVKTAAKIWSISESEAYRVLDKLASRALILDIEDKKGKKYIMPPPMAGFFEFAMMRTRHDIDQKLLSELYYQYMNVEEDFIKDLFYSTETKLGRVYVQEEVLTNDNEVSILDYERATHIIDESTHIGISMCYCRHRMQHVGKACDAPMDICMTFDNVANSLINNKFARRVDKVECKELLHQAYEHNLVQCGENVRKGVTFICNCCGCCCEALVAAKRFGNLHPVQTTSFIPNINHESCVKCGKCISACPIDAISKVKENDKEYIKVDEDRCLGCGVCVRNCHKNSIMLLKRDEKIITPANSVHRAVLMAIEKGQLQNLIFDNNALASHRAMGAILSAILKLEPAKKALASKQLKSVYLDKLLSMNDK